In a genomic window of Phragmites australis chromosome 14, lpPhrAust1.1, whole genome shotgun sequence:
- the LOC133890842 gene encoding UDP-glucuronic acid decarboxylase 2-like produces MMAYVGGSSELIYRGHDAPASDGAGAAGYSAKPEKPLPWLARPLRYVMGEQRLLFAFVGMAIASLVFLLAPASNAGGAAASSSSVAHLAAVGLASRQYSSGAVPRMAFREPRGIRPGRVPLGLKRKGLRVVVTGGAGFVGSHLVDRLLARGDSVIVVDNFFTGRKENVLHHAGNPNFEMIRHDVVEPILLEVDQIYHLACPASPVHYKHNPVKTIKTNVVGTLNMLGLAKRVGARFLLTSTSEVYGDPLQHPQVETYWGNVNPIGVRSCYDEGKRTAETLTMDYHRGANLEVRIARIFNTYGPRMCIDDGRVVSNFVAQALRKEPLTVYGDGKQTRSFQYVSDLVEGLMKLMEGEHVGPFNLGNPGEFTMLELANVVQDTIDPNARIEFRPNTADDPHKRKPDISRAKELLGWEPKVSLKKGLPLMVQDFRNRIFGDQKAAAAAGDN; encoded by the exons ATGATGGCGTACGTGGGAGGCTCCTCGGAGCTGATCTACCGCGGTCACGACGCGCCGGCGTCGGACGGCGCGGGCGCCGCTGGGTACTCGGCCAAGCCGGAGAAGCCGCTGCCATGGCTGGCGCGGCCGCTGAGGTACGTGATGGGCGAGCAGCGCCTGCTGTTCGCCTTCGTCGGCATGGCCATCGCGTCGCTCGTGTTCCTCCTGGCGCCCGCCTCCAACGCCGGCGGCGCGGCCGCCTCTAGCAGCAGCGTGGCGCACCTTGCGGCGGTGGGGCTGGCGTCGCGGCAGTACTCGTCCGGCGCGGTCCCGCGGATGGCGTTCCGGGAGCCCCGCGGCATTCGGCCCGGCCGCGTGCCGCTGGGGCTGAAGCGCAAGGGCCTGCGCGTGGTGGTGACGGGCGGGGCCGGGTTCGTGGGCAGCCACCTGGTGGACCGGCTGCTGGCGCGTGGCGACAGCGTGATCGTGGTGGACAACTTCTTCACGGGGCGCAAGGAGAACGTGCTGCACCACGCCGGGAACCCAAACTTCGAGATGATCCGGCACGACGTGGTGGAGCCCATCCTGCTGGAGGTGGACCAGATCTACCACCTGGCGTGCCCGGCCTCCCCTGTGCACTACAAGCACAACCCCGTCAAGACCATCAAGACCAACGTCGTCGGCACGCTCAACATGCTCGGCCTCGCCAAGCGCGTCGGCGCCCGGTTCCTCCTCACCAGCACCAGCGAGGTCTACGGCGACCCGCTCCAGCACCCGCAGGTCGAGACATACTGGGGAAACGTCAATCCCATCG GTGTGCGGAGCTGCTACGATGAGGGCAAGCGGACGGCGGAGACGCTGACCATGGACTACCACCGCGGCGCCAACCTCGAG GTGAGGATTGCTCGGATCTTCAACACCTACGGGCCCCGCATGTGCATCGACGATGGCCGCGTCGTCAGCAACTTCGTCGCTCAG GCACTGAGGAAGGAGCCGTTGACGGTGTACGGCGACGGCAAGCAGACGAGGAGCTTCCAGTACGTCTCCGATCTG GTCGAGGGTCTGATGAAGCTGATGGAGGGTGAGCACGTGGGCCCGTTCAACCTGGGGAACCCCGGCGAGTTCACGATGCTGGAGCTGGCCAACGTGGTGCAGGACACCATCGACCCCAATGCGCGCATCGAGTTCCGCCCCAACACCGCCGACGACCCGCACAAGCGCAAGCCGGACATCAGCCGCGCCAAGGAGCTGCTTGGGTGGGAGCCCAAGGTGTCGCTCAAGAAGGGACTGCCCCTCATGGTCCAGGACTTCCGCAACCGCATCTTTGGCGACCagaaggccgccgccgccgccggcgacaaCTGA